From the genome of Bordetella sp. H567, one region includes:
- a CDS encoding 4-hydroxylaminobenzoate lyase — translation MSAIITEAPAQERKQQLLALCRPFLAEVKSMTPDTDVERWLNEKYGPGSAFYDDVAELVKRGVLQEGWAADVEIDGPRYRRARLIPPCEETFWFSITSVYMDSTGNPQNRPDGSYRGDYHGHPYGEFNMVIPVDDSAALAGPNGWCHAGWTAPAPGSRHYPEAKGGAVIALFFLPAGRIHYPEKESQSF, via the coding sequence ATGTCAGCCATCATCACCGAAGCGCCCGCCCAGGAGCGCAAGCAGCAGCTCCTGGCGCTTTGCCGCCCCTTCCTGGCAGAGGTAAAGTCCATGACGCCCGACACCGACGTCGAGCGCTGGCTCAATGAAAAATACGGCCCCGGCAGCGCGTTCTACGACGACGTGGCCGAGCTGGTAAAGCGCGGTGTCCTGCAGGAAGGCTGGGCAGCCGACGTGGAGATCGACGGACCGCGCTACCGGCGCGCCAGGCTCATCCCGCCGTGCGAAGAGACTTTCTGGTTCAGCATCACCAGTGTCTACATGGACAGCACCGGCAATCCGCAGAACCGCCCCGACGGCAGCTATCGCGGCGACTACCACGGGCACCCCTATGGCGAGTTCAACATGGTGATCCCGGTGGACGACAGCGCGGCGCTCGCGGGCCCCAACGGGTGGTGCCATGCGGGCTGGACGGCGCCCGCGCCGGGCAGCCGCCACTATCCCGAGGCCAAGGGAGGCGCTGTCATCGCCCTGTTCTTCCTGCCCGCCGGCCGCATTCATTATCCGGAGAAGGAATCGCAGTCCTTCTGA
- a CDS encoding RNA-binding S4 domain-containing protein — translation MQHIEFELAPGTSYIEVNHLLKAAGVCDSGGAGKAMVADGMVSVDGALETRKTAKIRAGQTVTCAQVRIVVRQAAAA, via the coding sequence ATGCAACATATCGAATTCGAACTCGCTCCCGGCACGTCCTATATCGAAGTGAACCACCTGCTCAAGGCCGCCGGCGTCTGCGACAGCGGTGGCGCGGGCAAGGCCATGGTCGCCGATGGCATGGTCAGCGTGGATGGCGCGCTGGAAACACGCAAGACGGCCAAGATCCGCGCGGGACAAACGGTGACGTGCGCGCAGGTGCGCATCGTCGTGCGCCAGGCCGCTGCGGCATGA